A region of the Coxiella-like endosymbiont genome:
AAGAAACAATTGGTCGAAAAAGAGTCAATGCCATTTTTCCATTTTCATCGACTTTTACCATCCTCTCACCACTTTGCAGGATATTCCTTTTTAAAGGGGCTTCGACTTGTTTTTCCCCTCCCTGCCACAGCCCCCTCACTAGTAAAAGATATTGCTTCACAACCTTCCGTTGAGTCAGTAGAGCATGAAGTACCACGAGAAGGCTGCGTTTCTTGGCCACAACCAAACAACCGGATGTTTCTCGATCCAGCCTATGTACCAATTCCAACAATCGATTTTTAGGCCGCATTATGCGTAATGCTTCGATTAGACCTCCATTAATTCCACTTCCTCCGTGTACAGGCAAGCCAGCGGGTTTATCAATAACTAACAAATCAGCCTCTTCGACAAGAATACGCATTTCAAGCGACATTAATAAAGATTTATCAGGTGTTAGCGGTTTTTTTACAGTCGATTGGTGCAAAAGGGGTACACATACCGAATCGCCGATGGTGAGTCGATAATCGGCACTCATCCGTTTTTTGTTTACTCTTACTTCACCCTTTCGAATAGCACGATAAATCCGAGCCGAAGGTATCCCCTTTAAACGGTTAATTAGAAAATTGTCCAATCGTTGCCCAGTATGAGAATCATCAATTATAATGCCAATTAGGGTCAAAATATAGAATCCTTTTAAGTTATAAACTATATTGGTTTTATAGAACAAAGCCTGCTATAGTCGGCCTGTCTGTCATGATATCATGACATAGAAATGTGAGAAATTGGTGCGAAAAAAGTCAGCTATATCAACTTAGTCCTGCTATCTCCCAAGGGGATCCTGCAGAATGAGATAGTTTATATTCCGGGTTTGTGTCTTAATTCACAGGAATGGACACTCAATAGAAACGCAAATTACCAACTGCAAAACGATAGATTTTATCATGTACTAGCTCCAATAGAACAAACTGATTATTTTGTATTTAACACGGCGGCTCCCAAAAGCGGTTTCTCGGCGAATCTCCAAGCCCAAGCTTACGGTTGAGCGCCCTAAGAGAATAGGTTGCACAAATGAAAAGAATGCTGATTAACGCAACTCAGCTCAATGAGGTGCGCGTAGCAATTACTGAAAATTTCAAACTGGTTGATCTTGATATTGAAATCCCTGGCCAAGAACAAAAAAATCTAATATCTATAAAGGCATTATTACCAGCATCGAACCTAGCTTAGGAGCAGTGTTTGTTAATTATAGTGGCGAACGACATGGATTCTTGCCTTTAAAAGAAATTTCCCGCGAGTATTTTCTCCAAGATATGTCACAAGAGCTTGATACCATTGATATCAATCGGGTACTTAAAGTTGGTCAAGAGCTCGTCGTTCAAGTGGACAAGGAAGAACGGGGAACAAAAGGAGCGGCACTGACCACGTTTATCAGTTTAGCAGGGTCTTTTTTAGTTCTGATGCCTAATAACCCGCGGGCTGGTGGTATTTCGCGTCGAATTGAAGGGGAAGAACGTGATCAATTGCGGGAAACTATTAGTCAATTGAGCCTCCCCGAAGGAATGGGCTTAATTATACGCACTGCGGGGCTTGGGCGCGCAAAAGAAGAACTCGAGTGGGACTTAAAAATCTTATTGCGCTGTTGGGAAGCTATTAAACAAGCAGCAGTAGCTAAACCGGGTCCTTACCTTATTCATCAAGAAAGCGATGTCATCATCCGTGCCATTCGCGACTACCTGCGTCAGGATATTGAAGAAATCCTTATTGATAATGAGCAATCCTATCAAAATGCTTGCTATTATATCAGTCAGATTCGCCCCCAATTCATTGAGCGTTTAAAGCTTTATCCCGATCAATTACCTCTCTTTAGTAGATTCCAAATCGAACAACAAATTGAAAATGCTCACCAGCGTGAAGTCCGACTTCCGTCCGGTGGATCGTTGATTATTGATCACAGCGAAGCACTCGTAGCCATTGATATTAATTCAGCACGAGCTACTCGCGGAGCAAGTATTGAAGAAACAGCACTTTCCACGAATTTAGAAGCCGCCGAAGAGATTGCTCGTCAATTGCGTATTCGCGATATCGGTGGCCTCATTGTCATCGATTTTATTGATATGACACCCATTCGTAATCAGCGGGAAGTTGAAAATTGTTTACGTAATGCTTTGAAGCAAGACCGCGCCCGCATCCAAATTGGACGGATTTCGCGATTCGGTTTATTGGAAATGTCCCGCCAGCGATTGCGTTCTTCCCTGACTCGATCAACTCAAATAGCCTGCCCTCGCTGTGATGGTGAAGGCACCATTCGCAGTATAGAATCCCTGGGACTTTCAATTATTCATTTAATTCAGGAACAAGCTTCTAAAGCTAAGAATATCCATTTCCAATTACAGGCACCCGTGGATTTAGCCATTTATTTAATTAATGAAAAACGAGAAATTTTAAGGGGTATTGAAAAACATTATCCTGTAAAAATAACGATTATTTCTAATCAATACATGGAAACGCCGCTTTATCAATTAAAGCAGATTAAAATTGATCCGGCGAGTCTGGAACACGGCAAAGGGATGCCAAGTTATAAATTGGCCAAAGTTTTTAAAACTGAAACGCCCCAAAAACAAGAAATTAAACCGCTACTACCAGAACCGGCGATTCAACAATTCTTGTCTACAGAAGAAACCCCTCCTACAGCAGCTGCCACACGCAAAACACCCAGCGGCGGCTTGTTTAAGCGCCTAATGGCAAAGATGTTCGGTGCTGAAGAAGAGGCAAAATACTCGCCTAGAAAATCCTCCATCCCCCCTCAGCAGGTAACACAATCACCTCGAAGGGGTGAAGAAAGAAGACACTATTCGGGAGAGCGCCCTCGTAGACCCTCATCCTGGGGTGGTCGCTCGGGCGGCGCCAAACGCTATCATCCTCGAAGCGGCCATAGCAGCCGTTCACGTCGGGGTACTCGGGGTGGGCACCAAGATCATTATCGAGGTAGCGGCCAAGATGGTCATTCTGGATACCACATGCAACAGTCGGAGACTTCGTCCTCTGCACCAGCGGGTGATAGGGTTGATATCAACCAGCTGCCGATGTCCACTCCACTCCCCTTATCCCCTTTACCCTTTATGGACTCTGAATTTGAACACCCTTCAGAATATCCAAAGCGCACTAATACTAACAAAAATACTAACAAAAATTTCTATAACGCGAAAAATACTGCTAATAAAATTCCTGAGGACGAGGATAATAGAGGGAATCAATAACTCGCCGGAGAAAAATTATCCTCCTGGCCAAAGAGATTTTTTAAGAACACTGGTTTCCCTGTCTCGATTAAGAAGGATTATTGAGAAGGACTGAGGCGACCTCGTCTTGAAAGGCCTCTCTCCATTTCCAAATGGTATTCTTCCAAAGTCTCCACAGCAGTTGTAGAAAATATTTGTAATAAACCCGCTATTAATAAATGGTATTAATAAATGGCTTAACCTTATCATTTAGAAAAAATAAGTGCTTGCGAATGAAGACGATCCGGGATTTTTTTCTTATATCACGAAAATTTGAATCGATTTCAATTTATCTCGCCCCCCACAATCTGCTTTTTACAAGGATGAAAAGCTGATCTTTCAGTTCAAAACCTTTCATCCATTTAATAGTTCTTGGAACCATCAGCATTAACAACAAATTTAAAATTGTGCTCGAGTAAGAAATAGCTTTATAGAAAGTAGGTAATACAGAAAAAAGCGATAACTAGTGATATGCTCCCATTCTAATTTTTGATTACCTGCGCCAGATATTATTTTTTCAACCTCATCTTGTCCTAGACTTAAAGAATAGAACATGGATAGAACATGGCAAAGAAGGATTCCCAATTAAATAGGGTATTATGCCTCACCTGCTTCAGACAAACCCTCTACTACTTTACTATAACGCCGTGTCTTCCTCTTGTTAAGGTGGTCATCCCCGCGGTTCGACCGCATCGAAAAAGCTTCTTCAGACAACCGAGTAAAAAGTTTCTTAAATGCTTCATAACTTTATGATAAATATCTTCTTGCGTCCGAACATTAGAAAACAAGAACGATGTTTCTCGGTCCATATTATTTTCTTAATGTTGATAAGCCAATTTCTTTTCAAAAAAATAAAATATACCCATAATCACGGCATTTAAAAAAAGTAAATAATCCCTGCAAGCAAAAATAAAGGAATAACTTCGTAAGTCATCGAAATTAGCTGACGAGTAACTCCCATAACATCCATTAAGGTAATCGTACCTGCTAAAGAAGTTCCCTTTAAAATCATGATGACCTCATTGGAGTAAGCGGGCAAAGCAATCCGAGCTGCACGCGGAATTACAATCCGTTTGTAAAGTTGCCATCGGGAAAGTCCCAAAGCTTTAGCAGCTTCGATTTCTCCCATTGGAACAGAATGAATAGCACCTCGTAATAAAACATACGTATAAGCACTCGTATTAAGTGCTAATGCAACTACTCCACAACCAAAAGGCTTTTTTAATACTACCCATAAAATCGTTTCGTGTAACCAATGAAATTGACCACTTCCATAATAAATAATAAAAATTTGAACTAATAAAGGAGTCCCGCGAATAATAAAAACAAATCCTTTAATCAAGCCTTTTAACAAAGAACAATCGCTCTCAGCACAAGTTGTGAAAAACAAGGCTAAAAATAAGCCGCATGTTAAAGCTGATAGCATTAATTCTACGGTAATCACTGCGCCGGACAACAATTGTGAGAGATACGCCAAAATGGTCATACGCGTTGTACCTTATTATAAATATTTTTAATTATCACTATTTTTATCAAAAATTTTTAATCCGAATTGGGAAATAGAGGTGAGAATTAAAAATAACAACGCGGCAACTACATAAAATCTAAAGGGTTCTTGTGTGGTACTAGCGGCCAACCTTGCTGTACTCATTAATTCGCCCAATCCAATAAGGGCAACTAACGCACTGTCTTTTAATAAGACTAACCACAAATTTCCTAAACCAGGAAGTGCATGTCGCCAGGCTTGCGGCAAAATGATTTTTTTAAAAATTATAATACCCGAGAGCCCTAAAGCCTCTCCTGCTTCTGTTTGGCCTTTTGGAATCGCTAATAAAGCACCACGTAGAGTTTGAGTAGCGTATGCAGCAAAAATCAGACCTAATGCAATCACTCCAGCATAAAAACTGCTTACTTGGACAGAATGGTGAAAAAGTTCACTTAACAACACCGAACTCCCAAAATAAACAGCAAATAAAATCAATAATTCTGGCAATCCTCGAATAAAAATAGTTATACCAGCCACAATTTTTTTAAAAAATTTCAAGTGACTGAATTCCGTTAACGTAAACAAAATAGCTAAAGCCATTCCAAACACGAGAGCACATAAGGATAAGGTTATTGTTACTACAGAGCCTTTAATTAATTGTGAGCTAAAACTTTCTAGTCCATTCATCGCTGGTTTCCAAAATATTTGTGTACAATAGCCACATAAGTTCCATTAGCTTTAATGTCTCCCAATGCTTTGTTTAAAGCATCCAATAAAGATTGATTTCCTCTTTTGACTGCGATGCCTACCCCTTGTCCAAAATATCTAGTGTCATTAATAGGCTTACCCACTAAATCATATTCGCCTTGGCCACTTTGTTTTAACCACTCCATAATCAAAGGGGTATCACCAACCACTATATCATCCCGCCCATATGTTAAGTCCATCAGGGCTTCTTGTTCACTGTTATATCGTTGAATTGTAATAAGATTCCCGTAAACTTGCTGCAAATACGTATCAAAGGACGTACCCCCTTGAACACCAATAATTTTTCCTCGCAAACTACTTGGCGATAAAGTCAAATGCTCTTTTTTATCGGCAATAAAATTAATAGTGTTACTGTAATAGGATTCAGTAAAATCAACCTCTTTTTTCGAGCATCCGTGATGTTAATTCCTCCAAATACGGCATCAAATTTCCCTACATTTAAACTAGGAATTAAACTGTCCCAAGGCTGGTTGCTAATTGTGCACACCACTTTCATTTGTTTACAAAGCGCTCGAACGATATCAGCTCCGAAGCCCTGTACTTGCCCAGATGCATCTACATAAACATAGGGCGGATACGTCGCTTCGGTGGCAAATTTAATGACATTAGAACTTGCAAAAGCACAAGCAACAAAAAGACTGTTTATTAATAAACAAGTCATGCCGATCAATGAAATCAATGAAATAA
Encoded here:
- a CDS encoding ABC transporter permease, which encodes MNGLESFSSQLIKGSVVTITLSLCALVFGMALAILFTLTEFSHLKFFKKIVAGITIFIRGLPELLILFAVYFGSSVLLSELFHHSVQVSSFYAGVIALGLIFAAYATQTLRGALLAIPKGQTEAGEALGLSGIIIFKKIILPQAWRHALPGLGNLWLVLLKDSALVALIGLGELMSTARLAASTTQEPFRFYVVAALLFLILTSISQFGLKIFDKNSDN
- a CDS encoding RluA family pseudouridine synthase produces the protein MTLIGIIIDDSHTGQRLDNFLINRLKGIPSARIYRAIRKGEVRVNKKRMSADYRLTIGDSVCVPLLHQSTVKKPLTPDKSLLMSLEMRILVEEADLLVIDKPAGLPVHGGSGINGGLIEALRIMRPKNRLLELVHRLDRETSGCLVVAKKRSLLVVLHALLTQRKVVKQYLLLVRGLWQGGEKQVEAPLKRNILQSGERMVKVDENGKMALTLFRPIVSYSNATLLEARALTGRTHQIRVHAAHMGHPIAGDKKYGDKVFNEKMKVLGLRRLFLHSAGIACRWDSRVLGVCALLDADLFHFLKILK